A single region of the Candidatus Poribacteria bacterium genome encodes:
- a CDS encoding ribose-phosphate pyrophosphokinase has product MSPLIDQQVNEDFRLFAGSANPALAKDIAAILGVELGKITIEPFPNLETRVQIEESIRGTDIYVVQPTSQPANENLMELLITIDAMKRASARQITAIIPYFGYSRQDHKTTGREPISAKLVANLLTTAGASRVMAIDLHVPQIQGFFDIPMDHLTALTTLTNYFREKQVENGVIVAPDAGRAKLAEKYADILGLPLAIMHKRRTGVDGQGVKFVELVGDVEGKTPIITDDEIQTGGTIRQQAIALAEAGAEPAYVCIAHPILVGPALERLSHPAIREVVTTNTIPVPAEKQLDGKVKVLSIAPLLSQAILRVHQHRSVSQVFRDQHLDFPV; this is encoded by the coding sequence ATGTCCCCACTGATTGACCAGCAAGTGAACGAAGATTTCAGGCTATTCGCCGGCAGCGCGAACCCGGCGTTGGCGAAAGATATCGCTGCGATTTTGGGTGTTGAACTCGGAAAAATTACAATTGAACCGTTTCCCAACCTGGAGACTCGCGTTCAGATTGAGGAAAGTATCCGAGGCACGGATATTTATGTCGTGCAGCCAACGAGTCAACCTGCCAACGAAAATCTGATGGAACTGCTCATCACGATTGACGCCATGAAACGCGCATCAGCCCGGCAGATTACCGCCATTATTCCATACTTTGGATACTCACGCCAAGATCACAAAACGACCGGGCGCGAACCGATCAGTGCGAAACTCGTCGCGAATCTCTTGACGACTGCTGGTGCCAGTCGCGTCATGGCGATTGATCTGCACGTGCCGCAGATACAAGGCTTCTTTGATATTCCTATGGATCACTTAACCGCTTTAACGACCTTGACGAATTACTTTCGCGAGAAGCAGGTTGAAAATGGTGTCATTGTTGCCCCTGATGCAGGGCGCGCTAAATTAGCAGAAAAATACGCAGATATTCTTGGACTTCCGTTAGCCATCATGCACAAGCGGCGAACCGGCGTTGATGGACAGGGCGTTAAGTTCGTCGAGCTTGTTGGAGACGTTGAAGGCAAAACCCCAATTATTACCGACGATGAAATACAAACAGGCGGGACGATTCGCCAACAAGCCATCGCCTTGGCAGAGGCGGGGGCAGAACCCGCTTATGTGTGTATCGCACACCCTATATTGGTCGGTCCGGCATTGGAACGGCTCAGTCATCCAGCGATTCGCGAAGTCGTCACCACCAATACGATCCCCGTTCCTGCTGAAAAGCAACTCGATGGGAAAGTTAAGGTGCTTTCTATCGCACCACTCCTCTCTCAAGC